A genomic region of Deltaproteobacteria bacterium contains the following coding sequences:
- the dapF gene encoding diaminopimelate epimerase, with translation MTSRELAFTKMHGAGNDFVVLDGLGEELPALEPLARRLLDRRFGVGGDQLLVARPSSAADFRMDIYNPDGSRAEMCANGIRAFYVWLRGHGHAQRDELAIETLAGIVRPRSAGPGRVTVDMGAPVLAPEKIPTTLGAGREGPVLDVPLVVDGEALTVSSVSMGNPHCVIEVADVGAAPVGQLGPRIEHHPAFPSRVNVEFIEIVTRRHLRQRTWERGTGETLACGSGACAAAVTAILRGRTERELDVELRGGTLRIAWAADRASVIMTGPAVEVFRGRIPLGEGG, from the coding sequence ATGACCTCCCGCGAGCTCGCCTTCACGAAGATGCACGGCGCCGGCAACGACTTCGTCGTGCTCGACGGCCTCGGCGAGGAGCTCCCGGCGCTCGAGCCGCTGGCGCGCCGGCTCCTCGACCGGCGCTTCGGCGTCGGCGGCGACCAGCTCCTGGTGGCGCGGCCGTCGTCCGCCGCGGACTTCCGGATGGACATCTACAACCCCGACGGCTCGCGGGCGGAGATGTGCGCGAACGGGATCCGCGCCTTCTACGTCTGGCTGCGCGGCCACGGCCACGCGCAGCGCGACGAGCTGGCGATCGAGACGCTCGCGGGCATCGTGCGCCCGCGCAGCGCCGGCCCGGGCCGGGTCACCGTGGACATGGGGGCGCCGGTCCTGGCCCCCGAGAAGATCCCGACGACGCTCGGGGCGGGTCGCGAGGGCCCGGTGCTCGACGTCCCGCTCGTGGTGGACGGCGAGGCGCTCACCGTCTCGTCGGTCTCGATGGGCAACCCCCACTGCGTGATCGAGGTCGCCGACGTCGGCGCGGCGCCCGTCGGGCAGCTCGGCCCGCGCATCGAGCACCATCCGGCCTTCCCGAGCCGCGTCAACGTCGAGTTCATCGAGATCGTGACGCGCCGCCACCTGCGCCAGCGCACCTGGGAGCGCGGGACCGGGGAGACGCTCGCCTGCGGCAGCGGCGCCTGCGCGGCCGCCGTGACCGCGATCCTGCGCGGGCGGACCGAGCGCGAGCTCGACGTCGAGCTGCGGGGCGGGACCCTGCGCATCGCCTGGGCCGCCGACCGCGCCTCCGTGATCATGACCGGCCCCGCGGTCGAGGTGTTCCGCGGCCGCATCCCGCTCGGGGAAGGAGGCTAG
- the argH gene encoding argininosuccinate lyase: MAGRDKPWGGRFGQDTDPAVERFTASVHFDRALARHDIRGSIAHARMLGRTGVIPAADADALVAGLEAIASELEAGTLPLDPRLEDIHMNIEARLRERIGPVAGRLHTGRSRNDQVATDLALYLRDAVRAARQGILELRRVLVRRAREHVDTILPGYTHLQRAQPVRLAHHWLAFVEMLGRDAGRFRDLRGRLGLSPLGSGAIAGATLAIDRAGTARALGFEGPSRNSMDAVGSRDGALEFLAACAIAMVHLSRLAEELVLWSSSEFGFVELTDAYSTGSSLMPQKKNPDVPELVRGKAGRVIGDLVALLTVVKGLPLTYNRDLQEDKEPVFDAATTLRDSLAVLAGALDTLGVRVERMRAAAEDPLLLATDLAEALVREGVPFREAHEAVGRIVAHCVGTGADLRALSREELRGFHAAFPSGAGELLSLEAALERRDLPGATARGRVLGALAAAGDELSAEARALDAEKEREG; encoded by the coding sequence ATGGCAGGCCGCGACAAGCCGTGGGGAGGGCGCTTCGGCCAGGACACCGATCCGGCGGTCGAGCGCTTCACGGCCTCGGTCCACTTCGACCGGGCCCTGGCGCGCCACGACATCCGCGGCTCGATCGCCCACGCGCGCATGCTCGGGCGTACCGGCGTGATCCCCGCTGCGGACGCCGACGCGCTGGTGGCCGGGCTCGAGGCGATCGCGAGCGAGCTCGAGGCGGGCACCCTCCCTCTCGACCCCCGCCTCGAAGACATCCACATGAACATCGAGGCGCGCCTGCGCGAGCGGATCGGGCCGGTGGCCGGACGCCTCCACACCGGCCGCAGCCGCAACGACCAGGTTGCGACCGACCTGGCGCTCTACCTGCGCGACGCGGTCCGCGCGGCGCGCCAGGGCATTCTCGAGCTGCGCCGGGTCCTCGTGCGCCGTGCCCGCGAGCACGTCGACACGATCCTGCCCGGCTACACGCACCTCCAGCGCGCCCAGCCGGTCCGGCTCGCCCACCACTGGCTGGCCTTCGTCGAGATGCTGGGCCGCGACGCCGGGCGCTTCCGGGACCTGCGCGGGCGCCTCGGGCTCTCCCCGCTCGGCTCCGGCGCGATCGCCGGCGCCACGCTCGCGATCGACCGCGCCGGCACCGCCCGCGCGCTCGGCTTCGAGGGCCCGTCCCGCAACAGCATGGACGCGGTCGGCTCGCGCGACGGCGCGCTCGAGTTCCTGGCCGCCTGCGCGATCGCGATGGTGCACCTCTCGCGGCTCGCCGAGGAGCTGGTGCTCTGGTCGTCGAGCGAGTTCGGCTTCGTCGAGCTGACGGACGCCTACTCGACCGGCTCGAGCCTGATGCCCCAGAAGAAGAACCCGGACGTGCCCGAGCTCGTGCGGGGCAAGGCCGGGCGCGTGATCGGCGACCTCGTCGCGCTGCTCACCGTCGTGAAGGGATTGCCCCTCACCTACAACCGCGACCTGCAGGAGGACAAGGAGCCGGTCTTCGACGCGGCCACGACCCTGCGCGACTCTCTCGCGGTGCTGGCGGGCGCGCTCGACACGCTCGGCGTGCGCGTCGAGCGCATGCGCGCGGCCGCCGAAGACCCGCTGCTGCTCGCCACCGACCTCGCCGAGGCGCTGGTGCGCGAGGGCGTGCCCTTCCGCGAGGCGCACGAGGCGGTCGGGCGGATCGTCGCGCACTGCGTCGGGACGGGCGCCGACCTGCGCGCGCTCTCGCGCGAGGAGCTGCGTGGCTTCCACGCGGCCTTCCCGAGCGGGGCGGGCGAGCTGCTCTCGCTCGAGGCGGCGCTCGAGCGCCGCGACCTGCCCGGGGCGACGGCGCGGGGGCGGGTGCTCGGGGCGCTCGCAGCCGCCGGGGACGAGCTTTCGGCCGAGGCGCGCGCGCTCGACGCCGAGAAGGAGCGCGAGGGATGA
- a CDS encoding PBP1A family penicillin-binding protein — protein MASSQRTRRKGAGGPRRRAARRGRGLGLGRALALSLALLAFGGGVFVTRALVRLDRVVRARFEGRLFTVPSRVYSAPTMLSAGLDVRTIALRDTLRRLGYREAAKPSEPSGGPSGSPSEYDLSTPGTTLWEPGRVRIHLRGFEHPTRAEPPRRIELDLSGSDIETIRDLGSGRELAVALLEPETVGAYYGPEHEQRELVRVGAVPRHLIDAVLAVEDQRFEEHAGIDWVRVLGAAWANVRAGSIQQGGSTLTQQLVKNFFLTPERTLERKLQEAAMAVLVEARYEKSKILEAYLNEIYLGQRGSTSIHGVGEAAHFYFGKPVHLLRPEDSALLAALIRNPRAANPFKHPEAARERRDLVLGLMHEQGRIDDATRAAAAAAPLDLADPAREPRDTRYFLDALRAQLPEVYDREVLATAGLRIFSTLDVRLQRAAARAVGEGLADLEKRFPELKPKSGAEGPRRQSLQACLVALRPQTGEVLALVGGRDYGQSQFDRCTQARRPAGSSFKPFVYAAALEADGGAPAITLASVLDDSPMVLHTAAGSWRPLNYDRRFHGVVPVRQALERSFNVATARLGQQVGIERVVDVARRAGITSPLRPFPALALGAADVTPLEMARAYATFANGGVRPEVLLFEDVANEAGETLERRRVESVRALDAGSAFLTVSLLEGVVDRGTARAVRAAGFIGPIAGKTGTSDESKDLWFAGFTPDLVAVVWVGFDEPRPMRHAAASIALPIWQRFLKDAAGMRVAGSFPRPPSVHVAEIDPVTGALALEGCPRRQPEFFLAGTEPRALCPDAGFPFFARGEEAGGEPGAPGGADAREGDGEGEGAFGRFLGRLFGRGR, from the coding sequence ATGGCTTCGTCGCAACGCACGCGCAGGAAGGGAGCAGGCGGGCCGCGCCGGCGCGCGGCCCGCCGCGGCCGCGGTCTCGGGCTCGGGCGCGCGCTTGCGCTCTCGCTCGCGCTCCTGGCCTTCGGCGGTGGGGTCTTCGTGACGCGCGCCCTCGTGCGCCTCGACCGCGTCGTGCGCGCGCGCTTCGAGGGCCGGCTCTTCACGGTCCCCTCGCGCGTCTACTCGGCCCCGACCATGCTGTCGGCCGGCCTCGACGTCCGGACCATCGCGCTGCGCGACACGCTCCGGCGGCTCGGCTATCGCGAGGCCGCGAAGCCCTCCGAGCCGTCCGGTGGGCCCTCCGGGTCGCCGTCCGAGTACGATCTCTCGACGCCCGGGACGACGCTCTGGGAGCCCGGCCGCGTTCGCATCCACCTGCGTGGCTTCGAGCACCCGACGCGCGCCGAGCCGCCGCGCCGGATCGAGCTCGACCTGTCCGGAAGCGACATCGAGACGATCCGCGACCTCGGGAGCGGCCGCGAGCTGGCGGTCGCGCTCCTCGAGCCCGAGACGGTCGGCGCCTACTACGGCCCGGAGCACGAGCAGCGCGAGCTCGTCCGCGTGGGCGCCGTCCCGCGCCACCTGATCGACGCGGTCCTGGCCGTCGAGGATCAGCGCTTCGAGGAGCACGCCGGGATCGACTGGGTGCGCGTGCTCGGAGCTGCCTGGGCGAACGTGCGGGCCGGGTCGATCCAGCAGGGGGGGAGCACGCTCACCCAGCAGCTCGTCAAGAACTTCTTCCTGACCCCCGAGCGGACCCTCGAGCGCAAGCTCCAGGAGGCGGCGATGGCCGTGCTCGTGGAGGCCCGTTACGAGAAGAGCAAGATCCTCGAGGCCTACCTGAACGAGATCTACCTCGGCCAGCGGGGCTCGACCTCGATCCACGGCGTCGGCGAGGCCGCCCACTTCTACTTCGGCAAGCCGGTCCACCTGCTGCGCCCGGAGGACTCGGCGCTGCTCGCCGCGCTGATCCGCAACCCGCGCGCCGCCAACCCGTTCAAACACCCGGAGGCCGCCCGGGAGCGCCGCGACCTCGTGCTCGGGCTGATGCACGAGCAGGGGCGGATCGACGACGCGACGCGCGCCGCGGCGGCGGCCGCGCCGCTCGACCTCGCCGATCCGGCCCGCGAGCCGCGCGACACCCGCTACTTCCTCGACGCGCTGCGCGCGCAGCTCCCCGAGGTCTACGACCGCGAGGTGCTGGCGACCGCCGGGCTGCGGATCTTCTCGACCCTCGACGTCCGGCTCCAGCGCGCCGCCGCCCGCGCGGTGGGCGAGGGGCTCGCCGATCTCGAGAAGCGCTTCCCGGAGCTGAAGCCCAAGAGCGGCGCCGAGGGGCCGCGCAGGCAGAGCCTCCAGGCCTGCCTCGTCGCGCTGCGCCCCCAGACCGGCGAGGTGCTCGCGCTCGTCGGCGGCCGGGACTACGGCCAGTCGCAGTTCGATCGCTGTACGCAGGCGCGCCGCCCCGCAGGGAGCTCGTTCAAGCCCTTCGTCTACGCGGCCGCGCTCGAGGCCGACGGGGGCGCGCCGGCGATCACGCTCGCGAGCGTGCTCGACGACAGCCCGATGGTCCTGCACACCGCTGCGGGGAGCTGGCGGCCCCTGAACTACGACCGCCGGTTCCACGGCGTCGTGCCGGTGCGCCAGGCGCTCGAGCGCTCGTTCAACGTGGCAACGGCCCGGCTCGGCCAGCAGGTCGGGATCGAGCGCGTCGTGGACGTCGCGCGCCGGGCCGGCATCACGAGCCCGCTGCGCCCGTTCCCCGCCCTCGCGCTCGGTGCCGCCGACGTGACCCCTCTCGAGATGGCGCGCGCCTACGCCACCTTCGCCAACGGCGGCGTGCGCCCCGAGGTGCTGCTCTTCGAGGACGTCGCCAACGAGGCCGGCGAGACCCTCGAGCGGCGCCGGGTCGAGTCCGTGCGCGCGCTCGATGCGGGGAGCGCCTTCCTCACCGTCTCCCTCCTCGAGGGGGTGGTGGACCGCGGCACGGCGCGCGCCGTGCGCGCCGCGGGCTTCATCGGCCCGATCGCGGGGAAGACCGGCACGAGCGACGAGTCCAAGGATCTGTGGTTCGCGGGCTTCACGCCCGACCTGGTCGCGGTCGTCTGGGTCGGCTTCGACGAGCCGCGCCCGATGCGACACGCCGCGGCGTCGATCGCGCTCCCGATCTGGCAGCGCTTCCTGAAGGACGCCGCGGGGATGCGCGTCGCGGGCTCGTTCCCGCGCCCGCCCTCGGTCCACGTCGCCGAGATCGACCCCGTGACCGGGGCACTGGCGCTCGAGGGCTGTCCGCGCCGGCAGCCCGAGTTCTTCCTCGCGGGCACCGAGCCACGCGCCCTGTGCCCCGACGCGGGCTTCCCCTTCTTCGCCCGTGGGGAGGAGGCGGGCGGCGAGCCGGGCGCTCCCGGCGGCGCGGATGCACGAGAAGGCGACGGCGAGGGCGAAGGCGCGTTCGGGCGCTTCCTCGGCCGCCTGTTCGGGCGCGGGCGATGA
- the lspA gene encoding signal peptidase II, giving the protein MRPKAKLFWPAFALSFAADMASKLWIDASLTFADRIPVIDGFFYITHVRNPGAAFGLFNTAPATLRLTAFIGITLVAIAMIFSFYRKLAPGERLSALSLGLILGGASGNLVDRVFRGEVVDFLHFRLWGGYQWPDFNLADSFIVVGVALLVIELLASEGETRTDPAGEGAGPDRALTPQHRD; this is encoded by the coding sequence ATGAGGCCCAAGGCGAAGCTCTTCTGGCCGGCCTTCGCGCTGTCCTTCGCCGCGGACATGGCGTCCAAGCTCTGGATCGATGCGTCGCTCACGTTCGCAGACCGTATCCCGGTGATCGACGGCTTCTTCTACATTACGCACGTCCGGAATCCGGGCGCGGCCTTCGGCCTGTTCAACACCGCGCCTGCAACGCTGCGTCTCACGGCGTTCATCGGCATCACGCTCGTCGCGATCGCGATGATCTTCTCCTTCTACCGCAAGCTCGCCCCCGGGGAGCGACTCTCGGCGCTGTCGCTCGGCCTGATCCTCGGCGGCGCGAGCGGCAACCTGGTGGACCGGGTCTTCCGCGGCGAGGTGGTCGACTTCCTCCACTTCCGCCTCTGGGGCGGCTACCAGTGGCCCGACTTCAACCTCGCCGACAGCTTCATCGTCGTCGGCGTGGCACTGCTGGTGATCGAGCTGCTCGCAAGCGAAGGCGAAACGCGCACCGACCCCGCGGGAGAGGGAGCCGGTCCGGACCGCGCGCTCACGCCGCAGCATCGTGATTGA
- a CDS encoding IclR family transcriptional regulator — protein MHRAKSDYAIQTVTNALRVLDVFEADEEIGVTELARRLHLHKNNVFRLLATLEDKGWVEQSADSERYRLGAACLRLARNYARTHGLTRWGRPALEGLARETGETVHLGVLRGFEVVHLDGEQAPGLLVSGVRTGMRMPGHSTALGKVLLGCGPAGTLESYDREVIARGVDSFTPETIVDRDKLLEHLHCVAAQGWALDLEESSPGLACVAAPVIDAAGRAVGALSLSGPSFRLDRDLLEGRLAPAVVVAANGLSKQLGAGI, from the coding sequence ATGCACAGGGCCAAGAGCGACTACGCGATCCAGACCGTCACGAACGCGTTGCGCGTGCTCGACGTGTTCGAGGCCGACGAGGAGATCGGCGTGACGGAGCTGGCGCGGCGGCTCCACCTCCACAAGAACAACGTCTTCCGCCTGCTCGCGACGCTCGAGGACAAGGGCTGGGTCGAGCAGAGCGCGGACAGCGAGCGCTACCGGCTGGGCGCGGCCTGCCTCCGCCTGGCGCGCAACTACGCGCGCACCCACGGGCTCACCCGCTGGGGCCGCCCGGCCCTCGAGGGGCTCGCTCGCGAGACCGGCGAGACCGTGCACCTGGGCGTCCTGCGGGGCTTCGAGGTCGTGCACCTCGACGGCGAGCAGGCCCCGGGCCTGCTGGTGAGCGGCGTGCGCACCGGGATGCGCATGCCGGGCCACAGCACGGCGCTCGGCAAGGTGCTGCTCGGCTGCGGCCCCGCCGGCACGCTCGAGAGCTACGACCGCGAGGTCATCGCGCGGGGCGTGGACTCCTTCACGCCCGAGACGATCGTGGACCGCGACAAGCTCCTCGAGCACCTGCATTGCGTGGCGGCACAGGGCTGGGCGCTCGATCTCGAGGAGTCGAGCCCGGGACTGGCCTGCGTGGCGGCACCCGTGATCGACGCGGCTGGCCGTGCCGTCGGGGCGCTCTCCCTGTCGGGCCCGTCCTTCCGCCTCGACCGCGACCTGCTCGAGGGCCGCCTCGCGCCCGCCGTCGTCGTCGCCGCGAACGGACTCTCGAAGCAGCTCGGCGCCGGGATCTAG
- a CDS encoding acyl-CoA dehydrogenase family protein encodes MDFSLSDEQQALQATARRFARDEIAPAAAHHDQTGEFPREIIRKAWDLGLVGTCIPEAHGGVGLPILDQCLVVEELAWGCAGMATSMMCNDLGLTPIVVAGSEEQKERWLAPCASRFQLVSFCLSEPEAGSDVAGMQLLAVRDGDHYVLDGTKCWITNGGEAEVFTVFATLDRASRHKGVCAFVVPKGAAGLSAGKKEDKMGQRASDTRVVHFDGVRVPAADRLGQEGEGFKIAMQTLDRTRPLIGALATGIARRALEESVAYAQERKAFGFPIGSFQAVQFLLADMAKDVDAGRLLTLQSAWMVDHGLRASKQSSFAKCFATDVAMRVTTDAVQVFGGNGYTKEYPVEKLMRDAKLMQIYEGTNQIQRLVIARELLKE; translated from the coding sequence TTGGACTTCTCGCTCAGCGACGAGCAGCAGGCCCTGCAGGCGACGGCGCGGCGCTTCGCGCGGGACGAGATCGCGCCGGCCGCGGCCCACCACGACCAGACCGGGGAGTTCCCGAGGGAGATCATCCGCAAGGCGTGGGACCTGGGCCTGGTCGGGACCTGCATTCCCGAAGCGCACGGGGGCGTCGGCCTTCCCATCCTCGACCAGTGCCTCGTCGTCGAGGAGCTCGCGTGGGGCTGCGCGGGCATGGCGACCTCGATGATGTGCAACGACCTCGGGCTCACCCCGATCGTGGTGGCGGGCAGCGAGGAGCAGAAGGAGCGCTGGCTCGCCCCCTGCGCGAGCCGCTTCCAGCTCGTCTCGTTCTGCCTCTCGGAGCCGGAGGCCGGCTCCGACGTCGCCGGCATGCAGCTCCTGGCCGTGCGCGACGGCGACCACTACGTGCTCGACGGCACCAAGTGCTGGATCACGAACGGCGGGGAGGCGGAGGTCTTCACCGTCTTCGCCACCCTCGACCGCGCGAGCCGGCACAAGGGTGTCTGCGCCTTCGTGGTGCCGAAGGGGGCCGCCGGCCTCTCGGCCGGGAAGAAGGAGGACAAGATGGGCCAGCGGGCGAGCGACACCCGCGTGGTCCATTTCGACGGCGTGCGCGTCCCGGCCGCGGACCGGCTCGGCCAGGAGGGCGAGGGCTTCAAGATCGCGATGCAGACCCTCGATCGCACCCGCCCCCTGATCGGCGCCCTGGCCACGGGGATCGCCCGTCGCGCCCTCGAGGAGTCGGTCGCCTACGCGCAGGAGCGCAAGGCCTTCGGCTTCCCGATCGGGAGCTTCCAGGCGGTCCAGTTCCTGCTGGCGGACATGGCCAAGGACGTCGATGCCGGGCGCCTGCTCACCCTCCAGAGCGCCTGGATGGTGGACCACGGGCTGCGCGCCTCGAAGCAGTCCTCCTTCGCGAAGTGCTTCGCCACCGACGTCGCGATGCGGGTCACGACGGACGCGGTCCAGGTCTTCGGCGGCAACGGCTATACGAAGGAGTACCCGGTCGAGAAGCTGATGCGCGACGCGAAGCTCATGCAGATCTACGAGGGCACCAACCAGATCCAGCGCCTGGTGATCGCGCGCGAGCTCTTGAAGGAGTAG
- a CDS encoding acyl-CoA carboxylase subunit beta, whose translation MSIDSNLKRLEELNARATLGGGEERIQRQHAAGKLTARERIELLLDPGTFVETDRFVVHRCTDFGMQEQKIPGDGVVTGYGKVGGRLVFLFAQDFTVFGGSLSGAFAEKICKVMDLAMKAGAPFVGLNDGAGARIQEGVVSLGGYGEVFTRNVLASGVIPQISAIMGPCAGGAVYSPIMTDFILMVKNTSNMFITGPDVIKTVTHEEVSAEELGGALAHASKSGVADFAVNSEEECIALIRNLLSFVPQNNLEDPPFVPTEDPADRQEPALRNIIPDNPNKPYDMKELIKLVVDGADFLEVHPLFGKSIVVGFGRFGGRSVGIVANQPAHRAGVLDIDSSRKAARFVRFCDAFNLPIITFVDVPGFLPGVDQEHGGIITHGSKLLYAFCEATVPRVTVITRKAYGGAYVVMSSKHTRADVNFAFPSAEIAVMGPDGAVSIVFRKELQDAQDPAARRVELEADYRETFANPFKAAELGYIDEVIKPEETRIKIIRSLEMLASKRDQNPPKKHGNIPL comes from the coding sequence ATGTCGATCGACTCCAACCTCAAGAGGCTCGAGGAGCTGAACGCTCGCGCGACGCTGGGCGGTGGCGAGGAGCGCATCCAGCGCCAGCACGCGGCCGGCAAGCTGACCGCCCGCGAGCGCATCGAGCTGCTGCTGGATCCCGGCACCTTCGTCGAGACCGACCGCTTCGTGGTCCATCGCTGCACCGACTTCGGGATGCAGGAGCAGAAGATCCCCGGCGACGGCGTGGTGACGGGCTACGGCAAGGTCGGCGGCCGGCTGGTGTTCCTGTTCGCGCAGGACTTCACCGTCTTCGGCGGCAGCCTGTCGGGCGCCTTTGCCGAGAAGATCTGCAAGGTGATGGACCTCGCCATGAAGGCCGGCGCGCCCTTCGTCGGGCTCAACGACGGCGCCGGCGCGCGCATCCAGGAAGGCGTCGTGTCGCTGGGCGGCTACGGCGAGGTCTTCACGCGCAACGTGCTGGCCTCGGGCGTGATCCCGCAGATCTCGGCGATCATGGGCCCCTGTGCCGGCGGCGCCGTCTACAGCCCGATCATGACCGACTTCATCCTGATGGTGAAGAACACCTCCAACATGTTCATCACCGGGCCGGACGTGATCAAGACGGTGACGCACGAGGAGGTGTCGGCCGAGGAGCTGGGCGGCGCGCTCGCGCACGCCTCGAAGAGCGGCGTCGCCGACTTCGCGGTGAACAGCGAGGAGGAGTGCATCGCGCTGATCCGCAACCTGCTCTCCTTCGTCCCGCAGAACAACCTCGAGGACCCCCCCTTCGTCCCGACCGAGGACCCGGCCGACCGCCAGGAGCCGGCGCTCCGCAACATCATCCCGGACAACCCGAACAAGCCCTACGACATGAAGGAGCTGATCAAGCTCGTCGTGGACGGGGCCGACTTCCTCGAGGTGCACCCGCTCTTCGGCAAGAGCATCGTGGTGGGCTTCGGGCGCTTCGGGGGGCGCTCGGTCGGGATCGTGGCCAACCAGCCGGCGCACCGCGCGGGGGTCCTCGACATCGACTCCTCGCGCAAGGCGGCGCGCTTCGTGCGCTTCTGCGACGCCTTCAACCTGCCGATCATCACCTTCGTGGACGTGCCCGGCTTCCTGCCCGGCGTCGACCAGGAGCACGGCGGCATCATCACGCACGGCTCCAAGCTGCTCTACGCCTTCTGCGAGGCCACCGTGCCGCGCGTCACGGTGATCACGCGCAAGGCCTACGGGGGGGCGTACGTGGTCATGAGCTCGAAGCACACGCGCGCCGACGTGAACTTCGCCTTCCCCTCCGCCGAGATCGCCGTCATGGGGCCCGACGGCGCCGTCAGCATCGTGTTTCGCAAGGAGCTGCAGGACGCGCAGGACCCGGCGGCGCGCCGGGTCGAGCTCGAGGCGGACTACCGCGAGACCTTCGCGAACCCGTTCAAGGCCGCCGAGCTCGGCTACATCGACGAGGTGATCAAGCCCGAGGAGACGCGGATCAAGATCATCCGTTCGCTCGAGATGCTCGCCAGCAAGCGCGACCAGAACCCGCCCAAGAAGCACGGCAACATCCCGCTCTGA
- the accC gene encoding acetyl-CoA carboxylase biotin carboxylase subunit yields MFQKVLIANRGEIAVRVMRACREMGIKTVAVFSDVDRDALHVRFADEAYPIGPPPARESYLIGERIVAVAKQAGAEAIHPGYGFLSERGEFADLCEQEGVVFIGPRGAVMRSMGDKVTARQTMEKARVPIVPGTTERLSDEQLAVWVEKIGLPVMIKAAAGGGGKGMRLVKAEKELAGAVARARSEAKSSFGDDSLYVEKFVEEPRHIEIQILADAHGNAVHLFERECSIQRRHQKVIEEAPGNRISPELRAEMGAAAVAAAKAVNYVGAGTCEFLVDKHDRFYFLEMNTRVQVEHAITEMITGVDIVKTMIRVAAGEKLPFAQADLAISGHSIEARVYAEDPDNNFVPSPGEIAVYRPAAGPGIRVDSGVYQGARVTVFYDPMVAKLVVWGRDRQEAIERLRRALREFVVKGIKTSIPFHQKVVEHPVFLAGRYDTGFIDQHLAGGKGDPRPLGEDAKEARRVAVMMAAIAAYQRDKARAATAATTGAAAGADPWKSFGRRSQMRGSLR; encoded by the coding sequence ATGTTCCAGAAGGTGCTGATCGCCAACCGCGGCGAGATCGCCGTGCGCGTGATGCGCGCCTGCCGCGAGATGGGCATCAAGACCGTCGCCGTCTTCTCGGACGTCGACCGCGACGCGCTCCACGTGCGCTTCGCCGACGAGGCCTACCCGATCGGCCCGCCCCCGGCCCGCGAGTCCTACCTGATCGGCGAGCGCATCGTCGCGGTCGCGAAGCAGGCCGGCGCCGAGGCGATCCATCCCGGTTACGGCTTCCTCTCCGAGCGCGGCGAGTTCGCCGACCTGTGCGAACAGGAGGGCGTGGTCTTCATCGGCCCGCGCGGCGCGGTGATGCGCTCGATGGGCGACAAGGTCACCGCCCGCCAGACCATGGAGAAGGCGCGCGTTCCGATCGTGCCGGGCACGACCGAGCGGCTCAGCGACGAGCAGCTGGCGGTCTGGGTCGAGAAGATCGGCCTGCCCGTGATGATCAAGGCCGCGGCCGGCGGCGGCGGCAAGGGGATGCGGCTCGTGAAGGCCGAGAAGGAGCTGGCCGGCGCCGTCGCGCGCGCCCGCTCCGAGGCGAAGAGCTCCTTCGGCGACGACTCGCTCTACGTCGAGAAGTTCGTCGAGGAGCCGCGCCACATCGAGATCCAGATCCTGGCCGACGCCCACGGCAACGCCGTCCATCTCTTCGAGCGCGAGTGTTCGATCCAGCGCCGCCACCAGAAGGTGATCGAGGAGGCGCCGGGCAACCGGATCAGCCCCGAGCTGCGCGCGGAGATGGGCGCGGCAGCCGTTGCCGCCGCCAAGGCCGTGAACTACGTCGGCGCCGGCACCTGTGAGTTCCTGGTCGACAAGCACGACCGCTTCTACTTCCTCGAGATGAACACGCGCGTGCAGGTGGAGCACGCGATCACCGAGATGATCACGGGCGTCGACATCGTGAAGACGATGATCCGGGTGGCCGCCGGCGAGAAGCTGCCCTTCGCGCAGGCGGACCTCGCGATCAGCGGCCACTCGATCGAGGCGCGCGTCTACGCCGAGGACCCCGACAACAACTTCGTGCCCTCGCCGGGCGAGATCGCCGTGTACCGGCCGGCGGCGGGGCCCGGGATCCGCGTGGACAGCGGGGTCTACCAGGGCGCGCGCGTCACGGTCTTCTACGACCCGATGGTCGCGAAGCTCGTGGTCTGGGGCCGCGACCGCCAGGAGGCGATCGAACGGCTGCGCCGCGCGCTGCGCGAGTTCGTCGTGAAGGGCATCAAGACCTCGATCCCCTTCCACCAGAAGGTGGTCGAGCACCCGGTGTTCCTGGCCGGTCGCTACGACACCGGCTTCATCGACCAGCACCTGGCCGGCGGCAAGGGCGACCCGCGCCCGCTCGGCGAGGACGCGAAGGAGGCGCGGCGCGTCGCCGTGATGATGGCGGCGATCGCGGCCTACCAGCGCGACAAGGCGCGCGCGGCCACGGCCGCCACGACGGGGGCCGCGGCCGGCGCCGATCCCTGGAAGAGCTTCGGGCGCCGCAGCCAGATGCGGGGGAGCCTCCGGTGA